In the genome of Candidatus Moraniibacteriota bacterium, one region contains:
- a CDS encoding ribosome-binding factor A: MSSLRIEKVNELLREELGNILPTEISLKSGVFVTIAKVSVVPNLKEARISVSVFPENEAEYALKSLERGLYKIQGMLNQRLHMHPLPRISFELDVTERNAQAVEEVLFALKKEQGEPDSL; encoded by the coding sequence ATGTCATCTCTCAGAATAGAGAAAGTTAATGAGCTTCTTCGCGAGGAATTGGGGAATATTCTTCCTACGGAAATTTCTCTAAAATCCGGCGTTTTTGTGACAATTGCCAAAGTCAGCGTCGTGCCAAATTTGAAAGAGGCAAGGATTTCTGTGAGTGTATTTCCGGAGAACGAAGCGGAATACGCGTTGAAATCGCTTGAACGGGGACTGTATAAAATTCAGGGAATGCTCAATCAGCGTTTGCATATGCATCCGTTACCTCGGATTTCCTTTGAATTGGACGTAACTGAACGGAACGCGCAAGCGGTTGAGGAGGTGCTATTCGCTCTCAAGAAAGAACAGGGTGAGCCTGATTCGCTATGA
- the ftsH gene encoding ATP-dependent zinc metalloprotease FtsH, which yields MNKLFKNIGAVVIIFLLVSGIIILYQSPKGRPTDVSLNELVSEINDAKVSSVEVSGNSLAIELKDGNKQKATKETEGALTETLRNYGVDTNKLKDVKITVKEDSGAALWLGAILPFLLPFILIAGFIWFMMKQAQRGNAQALSFGMSRARMLDPKNKKKRITFADVAGALEAKNELQEVVEFLKHPKKFLTIGARIPKGVLLLGSPGTGKTLMAKAVAGEAQVPFFNISGSEFVEMFVGVGASRVRDLFKQAKKNAPAIVFIDEIDAVGRHRGAGLGGGHDEREQTLNQILVEMDGFETETNVIVIASTNRPDVLDPALLRPGRFDRRVMMDLPDINEREAILKIHVKNKPLEEKVRLRTIAERTPGFSGADLSNLVNEAAILSARRDKKEIGATELAESIEKVILGPERRSRAINPKEKEIVAYHEGGHALVAASLPHADPVQKVSIISRGHAGGYTLAVPVEDKTLQSFHHFRDELATFLGGYASEKLVFGDVTTGPSNDLERATQMARNIVTRFGMSTLGPRTFGKKDELVFLGREMHEERNYSEKTAEAIDAEVSRLVNDAFSQATAILNEKRDTLNRIAKTLLEKETLERDEFAAIVQGKEIPTSEKDASNEKIRKEE from the coding sequence ATGAACAAGCTTTTCAAAAACATTGGTGCCGTCGTTATCATTTTCTTGTTGGTTTCCGGCATTATTATTCTCTACCAGTCTCCGAAAGGGCGCCCCACAGATGTATCGCTCAATGAATTGGTGTCCGAGATAAACGATGCCAAAGTGTCTTCAGTCGAGGTGAGTGGCAATTCCCTGGCTATAGAGCTCAAAGACGGCAATAAACAGAAGGCGACCAAAGAAACCGAGGGAGCGCTTACGGAAACGCTTCGCAATTATGGCGTTGATACCAATAAGCTGAAAGACGTAAAAATAACCGTCAAGGAGGACTCGGGCGCCGCGCTTTGGCTTGGTGCTATTCTTCCTTTTCTTTTGCCGTTCATTCTCATAGCCGGCTTTATCTGGTTTATGATGAAGCAGGCGCAGCGGGGAAATGCTCAGGCACTTTCGTTCGGCATGAGTCGGGCGCGCATGCTCGATCCAAAGAATAAGAAAAAACGCATTACTTTTGCCGATGTTGCCGGCGCTCTTGAAGCGAAAAATGAGCTTCAGGAGGTCGTTGAATTTCTCAAACATCCCAAGAAATTCCTCACGATTGGTGCGCGTATTCCCAAGGGAGTGCTTCTGCTTGGTTCTCCCGGAACCGGGAAGACGCTTATGGCAAAAGCGGTTGCCGGTGAGGCGCAGGTACCTTTCTTCAATATTAGCGGTTCGGAATTTGTGGAAATGTTTGTCGGTGTGGGTGCGAGCCGTGTGCGCGATCTCTTTAAGCAAGCCAAGAAGAATGCGCCAGCTATCGTCTTTATCGATGAAATAGACGCGGTTGGGCGTCACCGGGGCGCCGGTTTGGGCGGCGGACACGACGAACGCGAACAAACGCTCAATCAAATTCTCGTTGAGATGGACGGCTTTGAGACGGAGACGAATGTTATCGTGATTGCTTCTACCAATCGTCCGGATGTGCTCGATCCGGCGCTTCTTCGTCCGGGACGATTCGATCGACGGGTCATGATGGACCTTCCGGATATCAATGAGCGCGAAGCGATATTGAAAATCCATGTGAAGAACAAACCGCTTGAAGAAAAAGTTCGTCTGCGTACCATTGCGGAGCGCACTCCGGGCTTTTCCGGTGCTGATCTTTCGAATCTGGTGAATGAGGCGGCTATACTCTCGGCGCGCCGTGATAAAAAGGAAATCGGTGCTACGGAACTTGCCGAGTCGATCGAGAAGGTGATTTTGGGGCCTGAGCGCCGAAGTCGAGCGATCAATCCCAAAGAAAAGGAAATCGTTGCCTACCATGAAGGCGGTCATGCTCTGGTGGCGGCGAGTCTTCCTCATGCTGATCCCGTGCAGAAAGTGTCCATTATTTCGCGCGGACATGCTGGCGGATACACGCTTGCGGTTCCGGTCGAAGATAAGACCCTGCAGTCATTCCACCATTTCCGAGACGAGCTCGCCACATTTCTTGGCGGCTATGCCAGTGAGAAGCTGGTCTTTGGCGATGTGACAACGGGTCCGTCGAATGATCTTGAGCGCGCGACGCAGATGGCTCGAAATATTGTGACGCGATTTGGCATGAGTACGCTCGGACCTCGCACGTTTGGCAAAAAGGACGAGCTTGTCTTTTTGGGTCGTGAGATGCATGAAGAGCGGAATTATTCCGAAAAGACCGCTGAAGCGATCGATGCTGAAGTTTCTCGGCTGGTCAATGATGCGTTTTCGCAGGCAACAGCTATCTTGAATGAAAAACGCGATACTTTGAATCGTATTGCAAAGACATTGCTTGAGAAAGAAACGCTTGAGAGGGATGAATTTGCCGCTATTGTTCAAGGGAAAGAAATACCGACTTCTGAGAAAGATGCGTCAAATGAAAAAATCCGGAAGGAAGAATGA
- the tilS gene encoding tRNA lysidine(34) synthetase TilS has product MTTLSSMKKDSSMKLSGKRSTLSRGAPDRQSFLKNLQNTAHRFSLWKAGDSMIVAVSGGPDSLCLLDCLVALGKKYDWKLHIAHVNYSLRGEESDLDEWLVRERAGFYALPVTVLHPDMSDYAGNLEARLRDIRYNFFETIRVQLGFDAIAVAHNRDDQAETVLLRLLRGSGLRGLGAMRPRAGVIIRPLLLTSREDILRYLKENALPFRIDGSNTDPKFTRNRVRHELLPVLETLNPNIRDTLARSALSLADDIDLLERCIDGAHSVIENADGSGFSLLVTNFLVLSDASQRSTLRALIERFSDSTLPPSFSTIEEMRNFIASTKNKVAEKSFCGLKFMRRGARVSVLREK; this is encoded by the coding sequence ATGACTACACTGTCGTCAATGAAGAAGGACAGCTCGATGAAGCTGTCCGGAAAACGCTCGACATTATCGAGAGGTGCGCCTGATCGGCAGTCTTTTCTGAAAAATCTCCAGAATACTGCGCACCGTTTTTCACTCTGGAAGGCAGGAGATTCGATGATTGTTGCGGTTTCGGGCGGTCCGGATAGTCTGTGTCTCTTAGACTGTCTGGTGGCTCTCGGGAAGAAATACGATTGGAAGCTCCACATCGCACATGTGAACTATTCGCTTCGAGGCGAAGAATCCGATCTTGATGAGTGGCTGGTGCGAGAGCGGGCAGGCTTTTATGCTCTTCCGGTTACAGTGTTGCATCCGGATATGTCTGACTATGCCGGAAACCTTGAGGCTCGGCTTCGCGATATTCGGTATAACTTTTTTGAAACGATTCGGGTACAGCTTGGATTTGATGCAATTGCCGTCGCGCACAATCGGGATGATCAGGCTGAAACGGTTCTCTTGCGACTCTTGCGAGGTTCGGGACTTCGCGGTTTGGGAGCGATGCGTCCTCGGGCGGGAGTGATTATTCGTCCGCTACTCCTTACTTCGAGGGAGGATATCTTGCGCTACCTCAAGGAAAATGCGCTTCCCTTCCGTATTGATGGAAGCAATACCGACCCGAAATTTACGCGCAATCGCGTTCGTCATGAACTTCTTCCTGTTCTTGAGACATTGAATCCGAATATTCGAGATACGCTTGCTCGATCAGCGTTGTCTCTCGCTGACGATATCGACCTGCTCGAGCGGTGTATTGATGGGGCACATTCCGTTATCGAAAATGCCGATGGCAGTGGATTTTCTTTGCTTGTGACGAATTTTCTTGTGCTTTCGGATGCTTCTCAGCGATCTACGCTTCGAGCATTGATCGAGCGGTTCAGTGACAGCACATTGCCGCCTTCATTCTCAACTATCGAGGAAATGCGGAATTTTATTGCGAGTACGAAGAATAAGGTAGCGGAAAAGTCCTTTTGTGGCTTGAAATTCATGCGAAGAGGTGCTAGAGTATCGGTACTTCGTGAGAAATAA
- a CDS encoding guanylate kinase, producing the protein MESKLFIISGPSGAGEDSIISRLEEHLSIERVVTTTTRAPRAGESEGNPYYFVSEDVFEAGIREQRFLEYTRQYNGNLYGVTFDEIERVRNSGKIGIWKIEWKGVLTAKKLFPDIVAILITVPSLAVLEARIRRRDPHVTDAYIAERMDYTREWLRHTDIYDYTVVNEEGQLDEAVRKTLDIIERCA; encoded by the coding sequence ATGGAATCGAAACTGTTTATTATTTCCGGGCCGTCGGGTGCAGGGGAAGATTCTATCATCTCTCGATTGGAAGAGCATCTTTCGATTGAGCGCGTGGTGACGACGACGACGCGTGCGCCGCGGGCGGGCGAATCCGAGGGGAATCCCTACTATTTCGTGTCCGAAGACGTCTTCGAGGCGGGCATTCGGGAGCAGAGATTCCTTGAGTATACGCGGCAATACAATGGCAATCTCTACGGTGTTACTTTTGATGAGATCGAGCGCGTACGAAATTCCGGAAAAATCGGCATTTGGAAGATAGAATGGAAAGGCGTTCTCACGGCGAAGAAACTTTTTCCGGATATTGTTGCTATTTTGATTACTGTTCCCTCTCTGGCGGTGCTTGAGGCGCGTATTCGTCGTCGCGACCCGCATGTGACCGATGCCTATATCGCCGAGCGGATGGACTATACGCGCGAATGGCTGCGCCACACCGATATTTATGACTACACTGTCGTCAATGAAGAAGGACAGCTCGATGAAGCTGTCCGGAAAACGCTCGACATTATCGAGAGGTGCGCCTGA
- the glmS gene encoding glutamine--fructose-6-phosphate transaminase (isomerizing) — translation MCGVVGVVTESGSDAVESGVSALLRLEYRGYDSAGIATLSDSVIRVVKKQGGISDGLVPEMRSKQLSGDFPAAAPIAILHTRWATHGGATDTNAHPHTDCSGKIAVVHNGIIENYRELKEELVASGHVFRSETDTEVIAHLIEEERKTSRSLPDAIRSALVRVRGTYGLLVLGSDEPGSLFAAKQGSPLLVGVGENEYIVASDPSAIVSRTRDVFFLEDGEISHIRSDKHVISRVDGHSAKTKTLETIDWSLEEAEKGGYPHFMFKEIMEQPRVIEDALRGRLKDGAATARLGGLSSVDKAIGNIRSFQFVSCGTSLHAGMVGEHLFEDIAGKLAKSTPASEFRYKNPVLNAETALIALSQSGETADTLAAVEEAERKGALTLGIVNVVGSTIARKTMAGVYTHAGPEISVASTKAFTSQLAVLSLMALSLGRRGTLSLAGGKEFARQLRQIPDKIQRILTQKDAIRSVAERFSACADFFYLGRRYSAPVAFEGALKIKEIAYVHAEAYPAGEMKHGPLALVEAGFPCVFVAPCDSVYEKTVSNMQEVKARQGSIIAVTTEGNTELLDKGLADACFFIPETLESLSPLLSVIPLQLFAYFVAAARGEAIDRPRNLAKSVTVE, via the coding sequence ATGTGCGGAGTGGTTGGAGTGGTGACCGAATCCGGATCGGATGCGGTTGAGTCGGGAGTGAGTGCTTTGTTGCGGCTTGAATACCGCGGATACGACAGTGCCGGTATTGCCACACTCTCTGACAGTGTGATTCGTGTCGTCAAAAAGCAGGGCGGCATTAGCGACGGGTTGGTGCCCGAGATGCGGTCGAAGCAGTTAAGCGGAGACTTCCCTGCTGCAGCTCCGATCGCTATTCTCCACACACGCTGGGCGACACATGGCGGCGCGACCGATACGAATGCGCATCCGCATACGGATTGTTCCGGGAAGATAGCCGTGGTTCACAATGGCATTATCGAGAATTACCGCGAGTTGAAAGAGGAGCTCGTGGCATCGGGGCATGTTTTCCGCTCGGAAACCGACACGGAAGTTATCGCGCATCTTATAGAAGAAGAACGAAAGACTTCCCGGTCACTTCCAGATGCGATCCGATCAGCGCTTGTGCGCGTGCGAGGCACCTACGGACTCTTGGTTCTCGGGTCGGATGAGCCGGGGAGTCTTTTTGCTGCGAAGCAGGGAAGTCCGCTTTTGGTTGGTGTGGGAGAGAATGAGTATATCGTGGCATCTGATCCGTCGGCTATTGTGTCACGGACGCGCGACGTTTTCTTTCTCGAAGACGGAGAAATATCTCATATACGGTCAGATAAACACGTCATATCTCGTGTGGACGGTCACAGTGCCAAGACAAAGACGCTCGAAACTATCGACTGGTCGCTTGAAGAAGCGGAAAAGGGCGGCTACCCGCACTTTATGTTCAAGGAAATTATGGAGCAGCCCCGCGTTATCGAAGATGCGCTTCGGGGGCGGCTCAAAGATGGCGCGGCTACGGCGCGTTTGGGCGGGCTTTCCAGTGTGGATAAGGCAATTGGAAATATCCGGTCATTTCAATTTGTCTCGTGCGGGACGTCGCTTCATGCTGGTATGGTGGGCGAACATCTCTTTGAGGATATAGCGGGGAAGCTGGCCAAATCGACGCCTGCTTCGGAATTCCGCTATAAGAACCCCGTGCTCAATGCGGAAACGGCTTTGATCGCGCTTTCACAATCGGGCGAGACAGCGGATACGCTTGCGGCGGTTGAGGAGGCTGAGCGGAAGGGTGCGTTAACGCTCGGCATCGTGAATGTTGTCGGTTCAACTATTGCACGGAAGACAATGGCAGGCGTCTATACGCATGCCGGACCGGAAATTTCCGTCGCTTCTACCAAGGCATTTACCTCCCAGCTCGCCGTACTTTCACTTATGGCGCTCTCATTGGGGCGTCGCGGTACGCTTTCGCTTGCCGGCGGCAAGGAATTCGCTCGGCAGCTCCGGCAGATTCCTGACAAGATACAGCGGATATTGACGCAGAAAGACGCGATACGGTCTGTGGCAGAGCGTTTTTCGGCATGTGCGGACTTTTTCTATCTTGGACGACGATACAGTGCGCCGGTCGCCTTTGAAGGAGCGCTCAAAATCAAGGAAATAGCCTATGTTCATGCCGAAGCCTATCCTGCCGGAGAAATGAAGCATGGTCCCTTGGCACTTGTCGAAGCGGGCTTTCCTTGCGTCTTTGTTGCTCCTTGCGATAGCGTCTATGAGAAAACAGTAAGCAATATGCAAGAAGTGAAGGCTCGCCAAGGGAGTATTATTGCGGTTACGACAGAAGGCAACACCGAGTTGCTCGACAAGGGGCTTGCCGATGCGTGTTTCTTTATTCCCGAGACGCTCGAATCGCTTTCCCCGCTTCTCTCTGTCATTCCCTTGCAGCTCTTTGCTTATTTTGTCGCCGCGGCGCGCGGTGAGGCGATCGATCGCCCGAGGAATCTTGCCAAAAGTGTGACCGTGGAATAG
- the pnp gene encoding polyribonucleotide nucleotidyltransferase: MQEQKWSLQIGGRVLELSTGLLAGQANGAVRAQYGDTVVLATAVIGKNPSNISGYFPLLVDYEERYYAAGKIKGSRFVKREGRPSDDAVLTGRAVDRTIRPLFNARMRNDVQVVVTTLSFDGENDPDTIGMIAASAALALSDIPWNGPIGAVRVGRMNENFILNPVNGERAESEFDLLIAGTNEKINMMEVSAKEVPESVMIEAFAFGFDAIKKIADFIESIRKEVGKEKLVPTLLEAPKEVEDDIRRWFEEKGLAQALYLKGKKETYDRLREIREYVDKQINEVHANVPKIREVTEQVFEELSDEIVHENILQHEKRPDGRALTEVRPITCQVGVLPRTHGTGLFTRGETQALTVATLGSPGDEQIIDTMEVDMKKRYIHHYNFPPYSVGEVRPMRGPGRREVGHGALAEKALVPVLPNKEDFPYTILLVSEILSSNGSSSMASTCGSTLALMDAGVPIKAPVSGIAMGIIVGSEKQYKVLTDIQGLEDHYGDMDFKAAGTTKGLTAIQMDVKVDGVTLPMLEAVLLQAKDNRAEILGKMLATLPEARTALSPYAPRIIVLHINPEKIRDVIGPGGKMINRIIDETGVEIDIEDDGSVFVTSPDEVSSKKAVEWINNLTREVKPGELFQGRVTRLMNFGAFVEVLPNQEGLVHISELANERVERVEDIVHVGDMIPVIVKNIDDQGRINLSRKAALKEVLS, from the coding sequence ATGCAAGAGCAAAAATGGTCCCTCCAAATAGGAGGGAGAGTCCTTGAGCTTTCAACCGGACTCCTCGCGGGGCAGGCAAACGGCGCCGTGCGCGCCCAATACGGCGACACCGTCGTCCTTGCGACCGCCGTGATCGGCAAGAATCCCTCGAATATTTCGGGATATTTTCCGCTCCTCGTCGACTACGAAGAACGCTACTACGCCGCAGGGAAGATAAAGGGCTCGCGATTTGTGAAACGCGAAGGACGCCCGTCCGACGATGCCGTATTGACCGGACGCGCCGTCGACCGCACCATTCGCCCGCTTTTCAATGCTCGAATGCGAAACGACGTGCAAGTGGTCGTCACTACCCTCTCATTCGATGGCGAAAATGACCCCGATACCATCGGAATGATTGCCGCATCTGCCGCACTCGCCCTCTCAGACATCCCCTGGAACGGGCCGATCGGTGCCGTTCGCGTCGGAAGAATGAATGAAAATTTCATCTTAAATCCCGTAAACGGCGAGCGAGCTGAGAGCGAATTCGATCTTCTCATCGCCGGAACAAACGAGAAGATCAACATGATGGAGGTATCCGCCAAGGAGGTACCGGAATCCGTCATGATAGAAGCCTTTGCCTTTGGCTTCGACGCTATCAAAAAAATCGCCGACTTTATCGAGTCGATCCGAAAGGAAGTTGGCAAGGAAAAGCTCGTGCCAACACTCCTCGAAGCTCCCAAGGAAGTCGAGGACGATATTCGCCGATGGTTCGAAGAGAAAGGTCTCGCTCAAGCGCTCTACCTCAAGGGCAAGAAAGAAACCTACGACCGACTCCGCGAAATTCGCGAATACGTCGACAAGCAAATCAACGAAGTTCATGCAAATGTTCCAAAAATTCGCGAGGTTACCGAGCAAGTCTTCGAAGAACTCTCCGATGAAATCGTGCACGAGAATATTTTGCAGCACGAGAAACGCCCGGATGGACGCGCTTTGACCGAGGTTCGCCCCATTACATGCCAGGTCGGCGTCCTCCCGCGCACACACGGCACCGGACTCTTCACACGCGGCGAAACCCAAGCGCTCACCGTTGCAACACTTGGCTCTCCGGGTGATGAGCAAATCATCGACACCATGGAAGTCGATATGAAGAAGCGATATATTCACCACTACAATTTCCCGCCGTACTCCGTCGGCGAAGTACGTCCGATGCGCGGCCCCGGACGGCGCGAAGTAGGACATGGCGCCCTCGCCGAAAAAGCATTGGTCCCTGTGCTCCCCAACAAAGAAGACTTCCCATACACCATTCTTTTGGTTTCGGAAATTCTCTCTTCAAACGGATCATCGTCCATGGCATCAACCTGCGGATCAACACTCGCTCTCATGGACGCCGGCGTCCCTATCAAAGCGCCGGTCTCCGGCATAGCGATGGGCATCATCGTCGGCAGCGAGAAGCAGTACAAAGTATTGACCGATATCCAGGGACTCGAAGATCACTATGGCGACATGGACTTCAAAGCCGCAGGAACCACCAAGGGACTCACCGCCATTCAAATGGATGTGAAAGTGGACGGTGTCACGCTCCCCATGCTCGAAGCAGTGCTCTTGCAGGCAAAAGACAATCGCGCCGAAATCCTCGGGAAAATGCTGGCAACGCTTCCCGAGGCACGCACCGCGCTTTCACCCTACGCGCCGCGCATCATCGTGCTTCACATCAATCCGGAAAAGATCCGTGATGTTATCGGACCGGGAGGGAAAATGATCAATCGCATTATCGACGAAACCGGTGTTGAAATAGACATCGAGGACGACGGATCCGTATTTGTCACATCACCTGACGAAGTGAGCTCCAAGAAGGCGGTCGAGTGGATCAATAACCTCACGCGTGAGGTAAAGCCCGGCGAATTGTTTCAGGGACGCGTCACGCGCCTCATGAATTTCGGCGCCTTTGTCGAAGTCCTCCCAAACCAAGAAGGATTGGTGCATATTTCCGAGCTCGCCAATGAGCGCGTCGAGCGCGTCGAGGACATTGTTCATGTTGGCGATATGATTCCCGTTATCGTGAAAAATATTGACGACCAAGGTCGCATAAACCTCTCAAGAAAAGCCGCCCTCAAAGAGGTGCTATCCTGA